From a single Streptomyces misionensis genomic region:
- a CDS encoding IS481 family transposase — protein MSHRNAPLTPTGRLRLARCVVDDGWPLRRAAERFQVSHTTAARWASRYRQLGEAGMHDRSSRPHHQPRRTPAAVEAQVLRLRREHRIGPLRLAARTGIAASTVHRILVRHGLPALAACDRATGEPVRRYERARPGELIHIDVKKLGRIPEGGGHRTQGRAEGRRNRTGVGYAYLHTALDDHTRLAYTEDLPDETATTCAGFLRRATAWFARQGVIVERVLTDNAWAYTKNTWRQTCRDLGISPRWTRPWRPQTNGKVERFHRTLLDEWAYIRPYTSDTERQAAFPDWLDWYNYHRPHTGIGGHPPASRVTNLSEQHT, from the coding sequence GTGTCCCACCGTAACGCCCCGCTGACGCCGACTGGGAGGCTGCGTCTGGCCCGGTGTGTCGTGGACGACGGCTGGCCGCTGCGCCGGGCCGCGGAACGCTTCCAGGTCAGCCACACCACAGCCGCACGCTGGGCCAGCCGCTACCGGCAGCTGGGCGAGGCGGGCATGCACGACCGCTCCAGCCGCCCGCACCATCAACCCCGCCGCACCCCGGCTGCCGTCGAGGCACAGGTTCTGCGGCTGCGGCGCGAGCACCGGATCGGCCCGCTGCGACTCGCCGCCCGCACCGGCATCGCCGCATCCACCGTCCACCGCATCCTCGTCCGCCACGGCCTGCCTGCCCTGGCCGCCTGCGACCGGGCCACCGGCGAACCCGTCCGCCGCTACGAACGCGCCCGGCCCGGCGAACTCATCCACATCGACGTCAAGAAGCTCGGCCGCATCCCAGAAGGCGGCGGGCACCGCACCCAGGGCCGTGCCGAAGGCCGACGCAACCGCACCGGAGTCGGCTACGCCTACCTGCACACCGCCCTGGACGACCACACCCGCCTCGCCTACACCGAAGACCTGCCCGACGAGACCGCCACCACCTGCGCCGGCTTCCTACGACGAGCAACTGCCTGGTTCGCCCGGCAAGGCGTCATCGTCGAGCGGGTCCTGACCGACAACGCCTGGGCCTACACCAAGAACACCTGGCGCCAGACTTGCCGCGACCTGGGCATCAGCCCCCGCTGGACCAGGCCCTGGCGGCCCCAGACCAATGGCAAGGTCGAACGCTTCCACCGCACCCTGCTCGACGAATGGGCCTACATCCGGCCCTACACCTCAGACACCGAACGACAAGCGGCGTTCCCCGACTGGCTGGACTGGTACAACTACCACCGACCCCACACCGGCATCGGCGGCCACCCACCAGCCAGCCGCGTCACCAACCTGTCCGAACAGCACACCTAG
- a CDS encoding RHS repeat-associated core domain-containing protein: protein MVLNQTWDVNDRLTTQALSSPPSARHAEVLLQHRSYAYRPDGYITEIRELTSGTRRFDLDAVGRTTAVRALGWSEAYAYDNTGNLTYATGPGRPEAGERSFTGTLLRTAGRTTYEYDPQGRLVRKTRKLLNGQTRTWSYTWNAEDRLTAVVTPDEERWHYTYDPLGRRISKRREATDGRATSVTYFSWDDTRLAEQTGADGRATTWAYAPGTHRPLAQTDHWYRTRTPEMSFLVQLAEETNADRTTSFHAVLTDFVGTPTELVTTDGEVTWQRRTTLWGTEFPVGPEDWTAVECPLRFPGQYADAETGLNYNHFRYYDPETARYISPDPLGLEPAPNHHAYVTSPLSISDPLGLTPCGIASVTGPAGETLPLPKGAAGTPVATGKGWAYDIPAGTKGIDPRVTQVRVMDPVTTGKYQYPNGYVVYMNKAGQSVNPLTGQTVSKADPYNHIPIP from the coding sequence GTGGTCCTCAACCAGACATGGGATGTCAACGACCGCCTCACCACCCAGGCCCTGAGCTCCCCGCCCTCGGCCCGGCACGCGGAAGTTCTTCTCCAGCACCGCAGCTACGCCTATCGCCCTGACGGCTACATCACCGAGATCCGCGAACTCACCTCTGGGACCCGTCGCTTCGACCTTGATGCCGTCGGCCGGACCACCGCAGTCCGTGCACTCGGCTGGTCAGAGGCTTACGCATACGACAACACGGGCAACCTCACGTACGCCACGGGTCCAGGCCGCCCAGAAGCTGGCGAGCGCTCCTTCACAGGCACGCTCCTGCGCACTGCGGGTCGCACCACATACGAATACGATCCCCAGGGGCGCCTGGTCCGCAAGACACGCAAACTACTCAACGGCCAGACTCGCACCTGGTCTTATACCTGGAACGCTGAAGACCGCCTCACCGCAGTAGTCACTCCAGACGAGGAGCGCTGGCACTACACCTACGACCCACTCGGGCGCCGTATCTCCAAGCGCCGCGAGGCCACCGACGGTCGCGCAACTTCAGTAACTTATTTCAGCTGGGACGACACCCGTCTCGCAGAGCAGACCGGGGCGGATGGGCGGGCCACCACCTGGGCCTATGCGCCAGGTACTCACCGACCTCTCGCCCAGACCGATCACTGGTATCGCACGCGCACTCCGGAGATGTCCTTCCTGGTTCAGCTCGCCGAGGAGACGAACGCGGATCGCACCACAAGCTTCCACGCGGTCCTCACCGATTTCGTAGGTACTCCTACCGAACTGGTCACCACTGATGGCGAAGTGACATGGCAGCGCCGCACTACGCTATGGGGAACCGAGTTCCCCGTAGGGCCAGAGGACTGGACAGCCGTGGAGTGCCCGCTCCGCTTCCCTGGACAGTACGCCGATGCAGAAACCGGCCTGAACTACAACCACTTCCGTTATTACGACCCCGAGACCGCCCGATACATCAGTCCCGACCCCCTGGGCCTAGAACCCGCTCCCAACCATCACGCGTATGTGACATCGCCTCTGTCGATATCAGACCCGCTCGGGCTGACACCCTGCGGCATAGCATCAGTGACGGGCCCTGCTGGGGAAACACTGCCTCTCCCTAAGGGGGCGGCTGGTACGCCAGTCGCGACAGGGAAGGGCTGGGCTTACGATATTCCCGCTGGCACCAAGGGGATCGATCCCCGGGTTACGCAAGTTCGGGTAATGGATCCGGTAACAACAGGAAAGTATCAGTACCCCAACGGATACGTGGTCTACATGAACAAGGCAGGGCAGTCAGTTAACCCCCTAACCGGTCAGACAGTCAGCAAAGCCGACCCCTACAACCATATCCCGATTCCATGA
- a CDS encoding helix-turn-helix domain-containing protein, whose translation MPRSNNDQLPATYIASGEWPYARLVESAPVSAHYGQAFARNLATAMAASEIGLRTLGDKAGVSHATISRLLRGMVLPDLGTLARLEVALGKSLWPGPAAWTERDHRF comes from the coding sequence ATGCCCCGGAGCAACAACGACCAACTGCCGGCGACGTACATCGCCTCCGGCGAGTGGCCGTACGCCCGGCTCGTCGAGAGCGCCCCCGTCAGCGCGCACTATGGCCAGGCCTTCGCACGTAACCTGGCGACGGCCATGGCGGCCTCCGAGATCGGCCTGCGGACGCTCGGCGACAAGGCAGGCGTCTCCCACGCCACGATCAGCCGACTGCTCCGGGGGATGGTCCTGCCAGACCTGGGGACCCTGGCGCGCCTGGAAGTGGCGCTGGGCAAGAGCTTGTGGCCCGGGCCAGCCGCTTGGACGGAAAGAGATCACAGGTTCTGA
- a CDS encoding DEAD/DEAH box helicase, whose amino-acid sequence MEAPTIAETISKIQTALRDYIEATYHIGHPTVLDQRRELLEQEGVLFQAPFIESTPRYQTDRGFGDLDLDEAVREMLSSLSAHAAGSKSLLYDPPYTHQAEALESTARDGLSLAVTTGTGSGKTESFLLPMLAKLAAEAAHKPESFKVPAVRALILYPMNALVNDQLGRLRLLLSDPRVTARFSEWAGRPARFARYTSRTLYPGVRKAKKDQTRLRSIEDFYVNLIDLANDSSSPQRGEADALIKELEARGKWPAKPNLKAWYGKSGSRWKNSAGEFIRAVTRPEDPELLTRHEVLEEPPDVLITNYSMLEYMLMRPLERPVFDATRDWLANNPDEKFLLIIDEAHMYRGAAGAEVALLLRRLRARLGIPAEQLQVICTSASFTSPRYARQFAAQLSGKSEADFKSIEGKLALRAGASTGSLQDSQVLAAVPMHEFYEGEGNEARIAAVQDLLDYRAVDLRPGATVGELLYEALDAFGPMNLLVNETMKQAQPVSDLGTLIFPNVDQVLADRAVSALVALGSAARRSVDGAGLLPCRVHAFFRGLPGLWACLDPDCPEVDREVYPEPGPVGRLYAQPRATCDCGARVFELYTCRHCGSSYARAYTDDLVNPSHLWNEPGGAFQSASGLIPELQPLDLLLEEPYEKSVELADLDLVTGRLNPEKVLDRRVRSVFLPGLRSGEPIAGEDDGDEAEADGQFKPCGVCGRRAGYGRSSVQDHQTKGDQPFQALVTRQLEVQPPGAQPNTEFAPLRGRKVLAFSDSRQVAARLAPNLQSYSMRDAMRPLILHGWQELEKTMLEPMLSLNHLYLAVMVGARQLSVRLRPELRPSESLHVLDRVEAAIEKGALKGNPGELMQLFSITDPPPHALMRTMYATLTDKYLGLASLGLASLREPRARTADLLATLPGINSVATSEESKLALMRMWLMQWTAPGIWFPSMTDGDWWKTEGGVHPHTGKFQSIDQWLHSKAAKKQFNDTWLPTLLQEFCEAVAGKYRLSASKVYLDLGRVWGYCERCRFTQRPFPGSSRCVNCRDDQVRTLDPDTDPVFQARKGYYRASATRALRDSPESPMSIIAAEHTAQLNAAAQSDAVFSKAEEHELLFQDVDLGLPGSGDRKKPAAIDVLSCTTTMEVGIDIGNLSGVALRNMPPSRANYQQRAGRAGRRGNAVATVLAFGSADTHDDHYFRQPELMIRGAVDDPVLTMDNEEITRRHVIAYLLQRYHQDRLPDIDPDEQPQLFEVLGQITDFTGTNSPLNRSDLEEWLKSHEDSLRQDIAAWLPDQLGQNGHHSVLEDFVTRTLDEIDKALDLDASGHPVTASDSDASSESAEDDMEDPAEDPEEPNARRTQKNLLDRLLYKGVLPRYAFPTDVVSFYVFDIDRSTRFKPEFHYAPSQGLAVALSQYAPGKVVWIDNKEWTSEAIYAPVQETRHQAWRDKLLYFECQVCHYANYYSYSEAAPGDERNCPACRAEGKFGKAKNWMRPPGFAHPARKDPGTSADKAPARSYATRAKLMASGPTEESAWQRVTNRLEQTYRRETLLVTNTGPRSEGYTYCTLCGLIEPTASATGVVSGTHKKPYPDEKEPNCPGHRSTRGLVLGTDFISDVLLVRFKVDSPITLKPDYLSTHIALRTIAEALTIAATRKLGIEATELQAEYRPALTPLGGEGREADIYMYDTLAGGAGFTRRVNDHGMEIFRQTLKLLEDCPANCHESCYRCLRSFRNRFEHNLLDRHVGASLLRYLIDDTPPALDEARLARSTDKLFEDLDSRELGITFKRNVKTDVEGVGPVTAPILARESDRQWIIGVHSPLTPGVAPNDRLQHVQASSGKSKVSVHLVDDLVISQNLPFATQTVLKTLT is encoded by the coding sequence GTGGAAGCGCCAACGATCGCGGAGACGATCAGCAAGATCCAGACAGCCCTTCGGGACTACATCGAGGCGACCTATCACATCGGGCATCCCACCGTGCTCGACCAGCGTCGCGAACTGCTCGAGCAGGAAGGCGTGCTGTTCCAAGCCCCCTTCATCGAGAGCACCCCTCGCTACCAGACGGACCGCGGCTTCGGTGATCTGGACCTCGACGAAGCCGTGCGAGAGATGCTCAGCAGCCTGTCGGCACATGCGGCCGGCTCGAAGAGCCTGCTGTACGACCCGCCCTATACCCACCAGGCTGAGGCACTAGAGTCGACCGCTCGCGATGGCCTGAGTCTGGCCGTCACGACCGGTACAGGTTCGGGCAAGACTGAGTCGTTCCTCCTGCCGATGCTGGCCAAACTCGCGGCAGAGGCCGCACACAAGCCTGAGTCCTTCAAGGTTCCGGCTGTGAGGGCACTAATCCTCTACCCAATGAACGCGCTAGTGAACGACCAGTTGGGCCGTCTTCGCCTCCTACTGAGCGACCCACGCGTCACTGCCAGGTTTAGCGAGTGGGCCGGCCGCCCGGCACGCTTCGCCCGCTACACCAGCCGAACGTTGTACCCAGGCGTGCGCAAGGCCAAGAAGGACCAGACGCGCCTTCGGTCCATCGAGGACTTCTACGTCAACCTGATCGACCTGGCGAACGACTCCTCATCGCCACAGCGTGGGGAGGCAGATGCTCTCATCAAGGAGCTGGAGGCACGAGGCAAGTGGCCAGCTAAGCCGAATCTGAAGGCGTGGTACGGCAAGAGCGGTTCCCGGTGGAAGAACAGTGCTGGCGAGTTTATCCGTGCCGTTACCCGTCCCGAAGACCCGGAGCTTCTGACACGCCATGAAGTGCTGGAAGAGCCTCCAGACGTCCTGATCACCAACTACTCGATGCTCGAGTACATGCTCATGCGTCCGCTTGAGCGGCCCGTATTCGATGCGACACGGGACTGGTTGGCGAACAACCCCGACGAGAAGTTTCTTCTGATCATCGATGAAGCTCACATGTACCGGGGCGCCGCCGGCGCCGAGGTGGCACTCCTGCTCCGTCGTCTACGCGCGAGGCTCGGTATCCCCGCAGAGCAGCTGCAGGTGATCTGCACAAGTGCCAGCTTCACGAGCCCCCGGTATGCGCGTCAGTTCGCAGCACAGTTGAGCGGCAAGTCCGAGGCCGACTTCAAGAGCATCGAAGGCAAGCTTGCCCTTCGGGCAGGCGCCAGCACAGGAAGCCTGCAGGATTCACAGGTCCTAGCTGCCGTACCAATGCACGAATTCTATGAGGGTGAAGGGAACGAGGCCCGCATCGCTGCTGTACAAGACCTGCTGGACTACCGTGCGGTCGACCTGAGGCCGGGCGCCACGGTTGGCGAGTTGCTATACGAGGCGCTCGACGCCTTCGGTCCAATGAATCTTCTCGTCAACGAGACAATGAAGCAGGCACAGCCCGTCAGCGACCTGGGCACACTCATCTTCCCAAACGTGGACCAAGTTCTCGCTGACAGAGCCGTTTCTGCTCTCGTTGCACTCGGTAGCGCTGCACGACGGTCGGTGGACGGTGCAGGGCTGCTGCCGTGCCGCGTGCATGCGTTTTTCCGCGGTCTCCCCGGGCTGTGGGCATGTCTCGACCCTGACTGCCCGGAGGTCGACCGAGAGGTGTACCCAGAGCCAGGTCCGGTGGGCCGACTCTACGCTCAGCCCAGAGCAACCTGTGACTGCGGAGCCAGGGTTTTTGAGCTGTACACGTGCCGACATTGTGGCTCCTCCTACGCGCGGGCCTATACCGACGACCTCGTCAACCCCTCGCACTTGTGGAACGAGCCGGGAGGAGCCTTCCAGTCTGCTTCCGGCCTCATCCCGGAACTGCAGCCCCTTGACCTGCTACTCGAAGAGCCCTACGAGAAGAGCGTCGAACTCGCCGACCTCGACCTGGTCACCGGCAGACTCAACCCAGAGAAGGTACTCGATCGTCGCGTGCGTAGCGTGTTTCTGCCCGGACTCCGGAGCGGGGAACCAATCGCCGGCGAAGATGACGGCGACGAGGCCGAGGCGGACGGGCAGTTCAAGCCTTGCGGTGTCTGCGGTCGGCGCGCAGGCTACGGGCGCTCGTCAGTACAAGATCATCAAACGAAGGGTGACCAACCCTTTCAAGCCTTGGTGACCCGTCAACTCGAAGTGCAACCACCAGGCGCGCAGCCGAACACCGAGTTCGCGCCATTGCGTGGGCGTAAGGTACTCGCTTTTTCTGACTCCCGACAGGTCGCCGCCCGGCTCGCTCCGAACCTGCAGAGTTACTCGATGCGCGACGCCATGCGGCCCCTAATCCTGCACGGGTGGCAAGAGCTGGAAAAGACGATGCTCGAGCCCATGCTGTCCTTGAACCATCTATATCTGGCAGTCATGGTTGGCGCCCGCCAATTGTCGGTCCGGCTTCGCCCCGAACTGCGCCCTTCTGAGTCACTTCACGTCCTGGACAGGGTCGAAGCAGCCATCGAGAAGGGCGCACTCAAGGGCAACCCCGGCGAGCTCATGCAGTTGTTCAGCATTACCGATCCGCCACCGCATGCGCTGATGCGGACGATGTACGCGACGCTCACGGACAAATACCTCGGCCTCGCATCCCTCGGCCTCGCATCCCTACGGGAGCCCCGAGCCAGGACTGCTGATTTGCTCGCAACGCTCCCCGGCATCAACAGCGTGGCGACCAGCGAGGAATCCAAGCTAGCGCTGATGCGCATGTGGCTCATGCAATGGACGGCCCCCGGCATCTGGTTCCCGTCGATGACCGATGGAGACTGGTGGAAGACGGAAGGTGGCGTCCATCCGCACACGGGTAAATTCCAATCGATTGACCAATGGCTCCACTCCAAGGCAGCGAAGAAGCAGTTCAATGACACATGGCTGCCTACACTGCTTCAGGAGTTCTGCGAGGCAGTGGCTGGGAAATATCGACTGTCAGCCTCGAAGGTCTACTTGGATCTCGGAAGGGTTTGGGGATATTGTGAACGCTGTCGTTTCACCCAGCGACCGTTCCCCGGTTCTTCCCGGTGCGTCAACTGCCGAGACGACCAAGTACGTACGCTAGACCCCGACACGGACCCGGTGTTTCAAGCCCGTAAAGGGTACTACCGCGCCAGCGCCACACGAGCTCTACGGGACAGTCCCGAGTCTCCGATGAGCATCATCGCCGCTGAGCATACGGCGCAGCTCAATGCCGCGGCACAGTCAGACGCCGTGTTCTCCAAAGCAGAAGAACATGAGCTGCTGTTCCAAGACGTCGACCTCGGTCTGCCCGGATCCGGAGATCGCAAGAAACCCGCTGCCATCGATGTTCTGTCTTGCACGACCACTATGGAAGTGGGCATCGACATCGGAAATCTGTCCGGTGTCGCTCTACGTAACATGCCACCTTCGCGCGCGAACTATCAGCAACGCGCAGGTCGGGCCGGTCGGCGGGGCAATGCAGTCGCCACTGTGCTGGCCTTTGGAAGCGCTGACACCCACGACGATCATTACTTCCGTCAGCCGGAACTGATGATCCGCGGTGCGGTCGATGACCCAGTACTGACGATGGACAACGAGGAGATCACACGACGTCACGTTATCGCGTACCTGCTGCAGCGCTACCACCAGGACCGTCTTCCTGACATCGACCCCGACGAGCAGCCACAGCTTTTCGAGGTACTGGGACAGATCACGGACTTCACCGGAACAAATTCACCGCTGAACAGGTCCGACCTAGAAGAGTGGTTGAAGTCTCATGAAGACTCTCTTCGGCAAGACATTGCGGCATGGCTCCCCGACCAGCTCGGCCAGAACGGTCACCACTCCGTCCTGGAAGACTTCGTCACAAGGACTCTCGACGAGATCGACAAGGCCCTTGATCTCGATGCCAGCGGGCACCCTGTGACGGCCTCCGATAGTGACGCGTCATCGGAATCTGCTGAGGACGATATGGAGGACCCAGCCGAGGATCCGGAGGAGCCAAATGCCAGGCGGACCCAGAAGAACCTGCTCGATCGACTTCTATACAAAGGAGTGCTGCCGCGTTACGCGTTCCCGACGGACGTCGTATCGTTCTACGTCTTTGACATCGATCGGTCGACGCGTTTCAAGCCTGAGTTCCATTATGCGCCCAGTCAGGGTCTTGCGGTAGCGCTCAGCCAGTACGCACCCGGCAAGGTGGTGTGGATCGATAACAAAGAATGGACCTCCGAGGCCATCTATGCGCCAGTCCAAGAAACGCGTCACCAAGCTTGGCGGGACAAGCTGCTCTACTTCGAGTGCCAGGTGTGCCATTACGCCAACTACTATTCGTACAGCGAGGCCGCGCCTGGGGATGAGCGCAACTGTCCGGCCTGTCGTGCCGAAGGCAAGTTCGGCAAGGCTAAGAACTGGATGCGCCCGCCGGGGTTCGCGCACCCGGCCAGGAAAGATCCCGGCACCAGTGCCGACAAGGCGCCGGCTCGCAGTTACGCCACGCGAGCCAAGCTCATGGCATCCGGGCCGACCGAGGAGAGCGCCTGGCAGCGCGTCACGAACCGGCTTGAGCAGACGTATCGTCGCGAGACACTGCTGGTGACGAACACCGGTCCCCGCAGCGAGGGGTACACCTACTGCACGCTCTGCGGGCTCATTGAGCCGACAGCCTCGGCCACAGGCGTGGTGAGCGGGACGCACAAGAAGCCTTACCCCGATGAAAAAGAACCGAACTGTCCCGGCCATCGCTCGACCCGTGGACTGGTGCTCGGTACCGACTTCATCTCCGACGTACTCCTAGTCCGTTTCAAGGTGGACTCGCCCATCACCCTCAAGCCGGACTACCTATCGACACACATCGCGCTGCGCACAATTGCTGAGGCCCTGACGATTGCTGCGACAAGGAAGCTAGGAATCGAGGCCACGGAGTTGCAAGCGGAATACCGTCCTGCGCTAACACCTCTTGGCGGCGAAGGTCGGGAAGCCGACATCTACATGTACGACACCCTCGCTGGCGGTGCCGGCTTCACCCGCCGGGTCAACGACCACGGTATGGAGATCTTTAGGCAAACGCTGAAGCTTCTCGAAGACTGCCCAGCGAACTGCCATGAGTCCTGCTACCGCTGTCTGCGCAGCTTCCGCAATCGGTTCGAACACAACCTCCTTGACCGCCACGTCGGGGCCAGTCTCCTGCGCTATCTGATCGACGACACGCCACCTGCCCTTGACGAAGCACGACTCGCGCGGTCGACCGACAAGCTCTTCGAGGATCTCGATAGCCGAGAGCTCGGTATCACGTTCAAGCGAAACGTCAAAACCGACGTCGAAGGTGTCGGGCCGGTCACTGCGCCCATCTTGGCTAGGGAGAGTGACCGTCAATGGATCATCGGTGTTCACAGCCCTCTGACTCCGGGTGTAGCACCGAACGACCGGTTGCAGCATGTCCAGGCAAGTTCCGGGAAGAGCAAAGTTTCGGTCCATCTGGTTGACGATTTGGTGATTTCCCAGAACTTGCCATTCGCGACCCAAACCGTTCTGAAGACTCTGACATGA
- a CDS encoding DUF4365 domain-containing protein, protein MAEGGTGEEMGEQDLAEGQIPITALQEHFSVSFTRMIAYAAGCSIKTHETDFEGVDITIVSSTEYRGFYGPQFELQLKCTYQESLLKDDSMTWKMKAKPFRKLTRAKRYIPAYLGVLLIPREPEPWLHINEYGLYTRSRMFWESADNLRYDGPINDYHTVHLPRRNLFTGEQLLGIMKSIGDAERGLR, encoded by the coding sequence ATGGCCGAAGGTGGCACTGGTGAGGAGATGGGCGAACAAGACCTTGCGGAGGGTCAGATACCCATCACGGCACTACAGGAGCACTTCAGCGTGTCGTTCACGCGGATGATTGCTTATGCGGCTGGATGCTCTATAAAAACTCACGAGACCGATTTTGAGGGCGTTGACATCACTATTGTTTCTTCGACGGAGTACCGCGGTTTCTATGGGCCGCAGTTCGAGCTTCAATTGAAGTGCACCTACCAAGAGAGCTTGCTTAAAGATGACAGCATGACATGGAAAATGAAGGCAAAACCGTTTCGAAAACTAACTCGCGCGAAGCGGTATATCCCCGCCTACCTTGGTGTCCTCCTTATTCCACGCGAGCCGGAACCCTGGCTTCACATAAATGAATACGGCTTGTATACGCGTAGCCGCATGTTCTGGGAGTCTGCGGATAACCTTAGATACGACGGCCCGATCAATGATTACCACACGGTACATCTACCACGCCGGAACCTTTTCACGGGTGAGCAGCTTCTGGGCATCATGAAGTCAATCGGCGATGCAGAGAGGGGCCTGAGGTGA
- a CDS encoding Druantia anti-phage system protein DruA, with product MKEEAKPVTLSLPADASRQEKQAFARLCTLLASTPPGCTDVNTHAHWIQAAKIRNLYEQPLLAAAAHTAIDLVDQGWTIQTGKSGHVFTPPLASGDRQAEKARVRRQEHLRRDEQLRQSSVRRFVESMERTHQYGGRLVSIFDLMRDGRELADALETAGASTDVIRPYVQIVDSSTCELTGFKLHDIWRYFRHTWSNAYATVPGRSMPILIRDAATAFHTVIGLAAISSPVVQIAERDRWMGWETDQFLEQVRAEPTADIAHWLARRIKIQQEEIYVDDLLRDGILQPTDLTAPTSEVIARLRADAERHRQRHHQASTIREVRNIERDAWVDRATTDLFRSKRSAALAETLEIVTLLGAYLSPPTAEGLTKAFSDSKARAQMRRVVRRARGERVGTVIADLTVCGAVAPYNALVAGKLVGALAVSPRVLTAYREKYARPSEIASAMAGRPILREPRLSFIGTTSLYGTGSSQYNRLFWPAEVMGGKSSARMGFHELGRSRSFGTSHFSGETVEALVRLSALRGSLVRVNNLFGEGVSPRLRKVRLGIAALGWPANELLRHGRERILYGVPLVENLRDYSLGIVEEPEYLLNPDLPEADDRVANWWLERWCRQRAARQDVLESMRSHRLVRPVRHGARVPLSTGDGMPPIDQGMLPMFT from the coding sequence ATGAAAGAAGAGGCCAAGCCGGTTACCCTCAGCCTCCCCGCCGACGCTTCCCGCCAGGAGAAGCAGGCATTCGCTCGTCTCTGCACCCTGCTAGCGAGCACTCCCCCCGGTTGCACGGATGTGAACACTCACGCTCACTGGATTCAGGCAGCCAAGATCAGGAACCTGTATGAGCAGCCGCTGCTTGCGGCAGCTGCTCATACCGCCATCGATCTGGTAGATCAGGGCTGGACGATCCAGACTGGTAAGTCCGGGCATGTCTTCACGCCCCCGTTGGCGAGTGGTGACCGACAGGCGGAGAAAGCCCGGGTCCGCCGCCAAGAGCATCTGCGTCGGGACGAGCAACTCAGGCAGAGCAGCGTTCGGCGCTTCGTCGAGAGTATGGAGCGCACTCATCAGTACGGCGGTCGACTGGTCTCTATCTTCGACCTAATGCGCGACGGCCGGGAGCTGGCGGACGCACTAGAGACTGCCGGTGCATCCACAGACGTCATCAGACCGTACGTTCAGATTGTCGACAGCTCGACCTGCGAGCTGACGGGGTTCAAACTGCATGACATATGGCGTTACTTCCGTCACACCTGGTCTAACGCCTACGCAACCGTGCCCGGCCGCTCGATGCCAATCTTGATCCGGGACGCGGCCACTGCATTCCACACCGTCATTGGGCTGGCGGCGATCTCCAGTCCGGTTGTCCAGATCGCCGAGCGCGACCGCTGGATGGGCTGGGAAACTGATCAGTTTCTTGAACAAGTGCGAGCTGAGCCCACTGCTGACATCGCCCATTGGCTGGCCCGACGGATCAAGATTCAGCAGGAGGAGATCTACGTTGATGATCTGCTCCGCGACGGGATCCTTCAACCGACCGACCTGACGGCGCCTACCTCGGAAGTGATCGCCCGACTGCGGGCTGACGCTGAACGGCACCGCCAGCGCCACCACCAGGCGAGCACAATCCGCGAGGTCCGCAACATTGAACGTGATGCGTGGGTAGATCGGGCCACGACAGATCTGTTTCGCAGTAAGCGTTCAGCGGCGCTCGCCGAGACTCTGGAGATAGTCACCCTCTTGGGAGCCTATCTCTCTCCACCCACGGCCGAAGGACTTACCAAAGCTTTCTCGGACTCCAAGGCGCGGGCACAGATGCGTCGCGTGGTACGCCGCGCACGCGGAGAGCGGGTCGGTACCGTCATCGCCGACCTCACCGTCTGCGGCGCCGTGGCACCTTATAACGCGCTGGTGGCAGGCAAGCTCGTGGGGGCTCTGGCCGTCTCACCGAGGGTGCTGACTGCTTACCGCGAGAAGTACGCACGCCCCAGTGAGATCGCCTCTGCGATGGCCGGCCGGCCAATCCTGCGCGAGCCTCGCCTTTCTTTCATCGGAACGACGTCGCTCTATGGAACTGGTTCAAGCCAGTACAACCGGTTGTTCTGGCCGGCTGAAGTGATGGGAGGAAAGAGCAGCGCCCGGATGGGATTCCACGAACTTGGACGGTCACGCTCCTTTGGAACCTCTCACTTCTCCGGTGAGACCGTCGAAGCCCTTGTTCGACTCTCGGCCCTACGCGGATCGCTCGTACGAGTCAACAATCTGTTCGGTGAAGGAGTCAGCCCCCGTCTACGGAAGGTGAGGCTAGGTATCGCCGCACTTGGGTGGCCCGCCAACGAACTGCTCAGGCATGGCCGCGAACGCATCCTCTACGGCGTTCCGTTGGTCGAAAACCTGCGGGACTACTCACTCGGCATCGTTGAGGAGCCGGAGTACCTACTCAATCCCGATCTGCCTGAAGCAGACGACAGGGTCGCCAACTGGTGGCTTGAACGCTGGTGTCGGCAGAGGGCCGCACGCCAGGATGTCCTTGAGTCCATGCGTTCCCATCGGCTGGTCCGCCCAGTCCGGCATGGTGCACGGGTACCGTTGTCTACTGGAGACGGGATGCCGCCGATCGACCAAGGAATGCTGCCCATGTTCACGTAG